In the Akkermansiaceae bacterium genome, CCTGGAGCGCGTTGCAGGGGACGAGTAATTCTGTAAATTTTGTTCATTCTGTCTAAAAAATGCTCAACGAATTCCAACATACCCTGAACCAGGGAGGCCCCATTCTGTGGGCGCTGATCCTCCTGGGTATCGGACTCTACAGCATTCTTGCCTCCACCTGGCTCGGACTCAAAAAAGTAAAACAAGAGCTCTCCGGTCTCGATTTCCAATGTGATGGAAGACGTCACACCATCCGCCAGTTTGCCACCTTCGAGCTGGACCGGCTCGCCTGGGTGGAACGCCGGCTCCCATTTATCGGGGTCCTGGCAGGTGCGGCACCACTGGCTGGTCTGTTAGGGACCGTCTCGGGAATGCTGGTCACCTTTTCAGGTCTCGCAACCAGCAGCGCGGCGGCACCCATCGATAAAATCTCCGTCGGCATCTCGGAAGCCCTGATCACCACCCAGGCAGGTCTTCTCATCGCCATACCCGCCGCATTTCTGCTGGCTCTCCTCAGGAAACAAACCGAGTCGACCCACGCCAAGCTCCAACAGCGCCTCCACCACGCACTCATACCCGCCACCCGCCCCCTGACACCCGCCCCCTGAACATGCGCCGCTTCAGACATTTCACAGGAAACGAATCCGCATCATCGGAGATCAACATCTCGCCGCTGATAGATGTGGTCTTCATCCTGCTGATCTTTTTTATCGTCACCACCGTCTTCATCGAGGAAACGGGGGTCGATGTCAACAAACCCCGGGCCGCGTCAGCCCAGGACCTGGAGAAAAACTCCATCCTCATCGCCGTCACCGCCAATGGCCAGGTCTATCAAGGGGGCCGCAGCATCGGGATCGATGGCGTCCGCAGCGTTGTCGCCGCCATGCTCGAGTCCGACGGCACGATCCCCGTCATCATCCAAGGCGACACCCAGACCGACCATGGCACCATCGTAAAAGTCATCGACGCCGCCAAACTCGCCGGTGCCAAAACCGTCAACCTGGCAACGTCGAAGTAATAAACTCCAACGACCAAACTCCAAAAACCAAGTAAGAAAATTCCGTGGCTTCTGTGTTTTCCGTGGTTAACAAAAAACACATTACCCAAGCCTTCCTTTCGCGCATTTCGCATCCTTTAGCGGTCAAAAAAATGAAACTCAAATCCATCATCCTGGGAATTGCCATGACCGCTGTTTTGCTCAGCGTGCTGGTCGCTACGCGTCTGATGGTGCTTTCCCCGCTCAGCCCTGAGTTTGAAATCCGCGAGATCGAAACCGTCAGCCTGCCCGAGCCGCCGCCCCCACCTCCCGAGGAGCCGGTGGACGAGGACATCCCGCCACCACCGCCACCCGCCTTGGCCGACCTGGCGATTACCCCGGACCTCAGCCAACCGGCTCTCCCGGTGGTGAACAATCAAACCAAACCCCAGCTTGCCGTGGATACATTTTTTACCGACCAGCCACCGGCGCCACTTCCCGTCGTCACCCGGCCAACGCCGCGTGCCGTGACAAAACCCAGGACCCAATCCCCGTCACCACCAACGATCCGACACGCCCCCCCCCAACCAAAGTCCCAATACTCGCTTGGTGAACTCGATAAAAAACCGCGCCTGCTCCGCAACCCGTCGGTTGTTTTTCCCAGTAGCATCAAGGGGACTAACAGTGGTCGTGTTACCGTGCGCGTTGCCATCCTGCCGTCGGGTCGGAGTCAGTTTGTTTCCGTGATCTCTACCACCCACCCGGCACTGGTCCCGCTTGCGCAGCGGATTGCCAACGGCTCGCGGTTCACTCCACCCACCCGACAGGGACAGCCTGTGAAAGCGGTCATGACATGGCCTATCATCATCAAGAAATGAGTTATTCAGTGATCAGTTATCAGTTATTGCTTATCAGTGTGCTTCTGACTTCTCTGTTAAGTGCCGCCGAGCCGTTGCCTCTATCTCGGGACTACTGGAAAGACGAGGCGTTTTTGAAATCCTTTAACGGCTCTTATCGGGTCAATGCCCAGATTGAGCCTGTGGTGACTACTGCGGAACGCGGTCTGTTAGTTTCGATCCAACCGTTGATGGCTGCGGGTAAAAGAAAAGAGGCCTTGGAGAAACTCATAGGCAGCCCGCTGGTGAAAACATCGGCGGCGATTGCTTATAATGCAGGTAACATCCAGTTCGAACTCGGTGAGCTCAAGGAAGCGGCTGGCCACTACCAGTCGGCTCTTGCTATCTTCCCCAGCTTCCGGCGCGCCCACCGGAACCTGGGTTTTGTTTACGCCCGTCAAGACGACTGGGACAAGGCTCTGAAGTCGTTGGAGGAGGCCATCCGATTAGGTGATCAGGATGGCGCCACCTACGGCCAACTCGCATACGGCAGAATGCACAAGGAGCAATACGCGTCCGCTTTGCAGGCCTACCGCCTCGCCCAGTTAACCCAGCCTGAAAGCGTCGATTGGAAAGCCGGCACCGCGCAGTGCCTGCAACACCTACAGCGTAACGAGGAAGCTCTCGCGCTACTCGATGAGGTGATCACCGCCCGCCCGACCGAAACATCCTACTACCTGCTGCAGTCATCCATTTACCTATCGATGGATCGCAGCGATGATGCCATCACTAATCTCGATCTGGTCCGGAGAATGGGAGAGGGGAAACTGGATGCCGATAACCACCTTCTGTTAGCAAACTTGCACCTTCGTGCGGGAAGTAATCAACTTGCCCGACCAGTCATGATGGCTGCCTTGGAAATGGAGAACAAAGCACCTGCCGCCGCCGCATTGAATGCTCTCGAATTTGCTACACAAGTCCGCGATTGGAAACTTGCCCGCGACTTCTCACTTGCGCTCGAAAAAGCCTACCCCGAGATCAAGGACGCTAAACTCCAGCAGAAACAACAACGTCTTACCGCTCTCATCGATATCGATTCCGGAGAGGACCCTGCCCGTGGTGCCAAGGTTCTTGAATCTCTCATCAAAGAAAATCCACTCGATGGAGAGTCGTTGCTTTTACTCGGTCGCTATCGAATGACTGAAAAACGCTACCAGGAGGCAGAGATGCTTTTCCAGCAAGCGGGTCGGGTCGAAGGTCACGAATACACATCACGAATCGAGTTAGCCAAAGCCTATGTCGCTACTTCCCGATACCGCGATGCTGTTAGCCAACTCGACAAGGCTTTGAAAATCCGACCAGTCGAGGCCATCCAGACGTATCGCGATGCTGTTTACAAACTGGCGGACGCAGCGGAATAGACCCATATGCCCACACTTGTTTTGAGTGACTTGCTACACTGTCGGTTTTGGGCTTTAACTTAGGATCGGGTAGCTTGAAATGGGGTGAAATGACAAATATACTCGATTTATTGATTGTATGATGCGTAAGTTTGCTTAGATATGACGGATCAACATCGTTGCATCCATTGATTTATAATAACTCACATCTATCGGGCACTTCGTTGAAAACTCTGACACATACCCTAATCACTTTATGAAAAACAAAACAGCAACATGGGCAGCACTCCGTGGTCTAGTTCTGGCCGGTGGCCTTGGTGCAATGAGTGTAGGACAATCCGCCAAGGCGGTGTTTGTCTTTGATGTCGTGGATGCCGATACGTTCACGGTCACGGCAAGTGGCAGTTCATTGACTGGGAGTCCAAATTATTTTTGGGGT is a window encoding:
- a CDS encoding biopolymer transporter ExbD yields the protein MRRFRHFTGNESASSEINISPLIDVVFILLIFFIVTTVFIEETGVDVNKPRAASAQDLEKNSILIAVTANGQVYQGGRSIGIDGVRSVVAAMLESDGTIPVIIQGDTQTDHGTIVKVIDAAKLAGAKTVNLATSK
- a CDS encoding energy transducer TonB — translated: MKLKSIILGIAMTAVLLSVLVATRLMVLSPLSPEFEIREIETVSLPEPPPPPPEEPVDEDIPPPPPPALADLAITPDLSQPALPVVNNQTKPQLAVDTFFTDQPPAPLPVVTRPTPRAVTKPRTQSPSPPTIRHAPPQPKSQYSLGELDKKPRLLRNPSVVFPSSIKGTNSGRVTVRVAILPSGRSQFVSVISTTHPALVPLAQRIANGSRFTPPTRQGQPVKAVMTWPIIIKK
- a CDS encoding tetratricopeptide repeat protein; this encodes MSYSVISYQLLLISVLLTSLLSAAEPLPLSRDYWKDEAFLKSFNGSYRVNAQIEPVVTTAERGLLVSIQPLMAAGKRKEALEKLIGSPLVKTSAAIAYNAGNIQFELGELKEAAGHYQSALAIFPSFRRAHRNLGFVYARQDDWDKALKSLEEAIRLGDQDGATYGQLAYGRMHKEQYASALQAYRLAQLTQPESVDWKAGTAQCLQHLQRNEEALALLDEVITARPTETSYYLLQSSIYLSMDRSDDAITNLDLVRRMGEGKLDADNHLLLANLHLRAGSNQLARPVMMAALEMENKAPAAAALNALEFATQVRDWKLARDFSLALEKAYPEIKDAKLQQKQQRLTALIDIDSGEDPARGAKVLESLIKENPLDGESLLLLGRYRMTEKRYQEAEMLFQQAGRVEGHEYTSRIELAKAYVATSRYRDAVSQLDKALKIRPVEAIQTYRDAVYKLADAAE
- a CDS encoding MotA/TolQ/ExbB proton channel family protein; its protein translation is MLNEFQHTLNQGGPILWALILLGIGLYSILASTWLGLKKVKQELSGLDFQCDGRRHTIRQFATFELDRLAWVERRLPFIGVLAGAAPLAGLLGTVSGMLVTFSGLATSSAAAPIDKISVGISEALITTQAGLLIAIPAAFLLALLRKQTESTHAKLQQRLHHALIPATRPLTPAP